The DNA sequence GAACGCGGTGGTGATGATGCGACCGTCGAACTCGGGCACCGCGATCTGCGAGGCCGCGTCCATCGGCGAGACGCCCTCGTCGGACCCGGCCCAGGTCTCGCGGTCCCACGTCAGGCACAGCCCCTGCAGGATCGGGATGTCGAGCGCGGCCAGGTCGTCGACGTCCCACACCTCGTCGTCGCCGCCGGCCTGCGCGTGCGCGGGGCGCGTGCCGCCCGCCGCCAGCACCGTGACCACCAGCGCGTCCAACGTGGACAGCGCCTCGAGCAGGTCGGCGGGCGGGGTGCGCAACGACGCGCAGAACACGGGCACCGGCTCGGCGCCCTGCTCCGCGACGGCCCGGGCCAGGTCGGTGACGAACCGCCGGTTGCCGCTGACGTGATGGGCCCGGTAGTACAGGATCCCGACCCGCGGGCGGTCGCCGTCCGGGGCCGCGGCGCCGGGAGCCCGCCACTCGCCCAGTCCCCACTCGGGCAGTTCCCGCGGCGGCGCGAAACCCTCGCCGGTGAGCAGCACCGTGTCGGTGAGGAAGGCGTGCAGCTGGGCGAGGTTCTCCGGCCCGCCGAAGGCCAGGTACCGGTGCGCCTCCGCCGCGGTGCCGACGGGAACCGTCGAGTGCCCCATCAGCTCCGCGTCCGGGGCCTGCTCGCCGCCGAGCACCACCACCGGGACGCCCCGTGCCAGCACCGCGTCGAGCCCGTCCTGCCAGGACCGGGCGGAACCGAGGATGCGCACCACCACCAGCGCGGCGCCGTCGAGCAGCCTGTCGAGCGAGCCGGGCCCGGTGCCGGCGACGTCGGTGCGCGCGGGATTGCCCAGCGCGAAACCGGCGCCGGAGGCGCGTGCGGACAGCAGGTCGGTATCGGACGTGGACAGCAGTGCGATCCGCGTCATGGCAGCCGCCAGGACATGTCGATTCTCCAAAACCCTCGTGGACACAATCAGGCCACGGTCGGTCTCCTGGCTTACGGATCGACGCCCCGCGCACGACCTTCCCAGGCGCTGCGCGCCCAGTGGTCCCCGCCGCCGTGGCATGCACCCGGGCGGCGGGGGAGTCCGCGGGACTCCCCGATGACAGTGGCGAGGGCCGCGCCGGATTCACACCGGCTTCCCGTTCACCATGGCTTCGATGAGCGTAAACCACGCCGTCCAGGCGCCTGCACGCCTGTGCCACTATGTGCCGGTGCTCCCTCCCCCTCCCCGGTCCGGCGCGGCCGACCGCTGCCCCGGACTGCTGCGCCCGCACCACGCCGACGACGGCGCGCTGGTGCGGCTGCGCGTGCCCGGGGGTGCGCTCACCGCAGAGATGTTCGCAGCTTTGCGAAGCGTTTCCGACGAGTTCGGCGATGGACGGATTCACCTCACTTCGCGCGCCAACGTGCAGTTGAGAGCCTTGCCGACCGGCCCCGACGGTCAGCTGCCCGGTCGGATCGTCGACGTTCTGCGAACGGCGGGTCTGCTGCCCTCGCCGCGCCACGAGCGGGTGCGCAACATCGTCTGCTCGCCCCTGTCCGGGATCGCCGGCGGCCGCGCGGACGTGCGCGGGCTCGCCGGCGCACTCGACCGCACCCTGTGCGCGGACCCCGGGCTGGCCGCGCTGCCGGGGCGTTTCCTGTTCGGCATCGACGACGGCCGCGGCGACGTCGCGGGGATGGGCTGCGACGTTCTCGCGCTCGCCGAAACTCCCGGGCGCGCCCGCATCGTCGCCGGCGACCTGGCGGGCCCGGCCGTGCCGTTGCACGCGGTGCCCGGCGCGCTCATCGCCCTCGCACGGGGATTCGCCGGTGCCGCCGACGGGCGCTGGCGGGTGCGCGAACTCCCCCGCCGCGGGGCGGAACTCCTCGACGGTCACGCCACCGGAACACTGCCGTACGCCCCCGCGCCCGCGATGGCGTACGGTGCGCTTCCCGGCGGGGCGCTGTCGGTGCTGGCGCCGCTGGGCGTGCTCACCCCGGAGCAGGGCGACGCGCTCGCCGCTGCGGCCGGCGGCGACGGAACGCTCATCGTCACGCCATGGCGCGGGATCGTCGTGGTGCCGCAGGAGGCCCCCCGGTGCGGCGCGCTCGCCCGGCTCGCCGACTCCGGCCTGGCGACCACGGCCGACTCCCCGTGGACCCGGGTCACCGCGTGTGTCGGCGCCCCCGGCTGCGCCAAGTCCGCCGGCGACACCCACGCGGCCGCCCGGGCCGCGGCCGCCGGCCCGCCCGGCCAGGTCTCATCCGGCCCCTTCCAGACCCTCCCAGCCCACGTCACCCTCCCCGTCCACGTCGTCGGCTGCCCCCGCGCATGCGGCGCACCGCGCGGCCCCCACACCCTCCTCCAGTTAGGGAGCAGAAAGTGACCCAGTCCCACGTGATCCGGCGTCCCACCCGCAGGTACGACTACGTCGCCGACGGCGCCGGAATCTACGCGCGCTCGTTCGCCACCATCCGCGCGGAGACGGACCTGCGCCGCATCCCCGCCGACGCCGAGAAGGTGGCGGTGCGCATGGTGCACGCCGCCGGCCAGACCGACCTGACGCGCGACCTCGACATCGCGCCCGGCCTCGTCGCCGCCGCCCGCAGCGCCTTGCGCGGCGGCGCGCCGATCCTGTGCGACGCGCACATGGTGGCCTCCGGCATCACCCGGAAACGACTGCCCGCAGGCAACGACGTGGTGTGCACGCTGCGCGACGAGCGGGTGCCCCCGCTCGCGGCCGAGTGGGGCACCACGCGTTCCGCCGCCGCCGTTTCGCTGTGGGCGGATCGGCTCGCCGGCGCCGTCGTCGCCGTCGGCAACGCCCCCACCGCGCTGTTCCACCTGCTCGAGCTGCTCGACGACGGCGCCCCGCCGCCCGCCGCGATCGTCGGCATCCCCGTCGGCTTCATCGGCGCGGCCGAGTCCAAGCGCGCCCTCGCCGACCACCTCGCCGGGATCCCCTACCTGACGGTGCACGGCCGGCGCGGCGGCTCCGCGATGGCGTCCGCCGCGGTCAACGCACTCGCCCAGGAGGAAGAATGAGCCGCCCCGGCAGCGCAGGCCTGCTCTACGGCGTGGGGGTGGGCCCCGGCGACCCCGAGCTGATCACCCGCAAGGCCGCCCGGATCATCGCGGGCGCGGATGTCGTCGCCTACTATTCCGGCACCCACGGACGGTCCATCTCCCGCACCATCGCCGGCGACCTGGTGCCCGCCGGCGCCATCGAGGAGAAGCTCGTCTACCCGGTGACCACCGGCACCGCCGCGCACCCCGGCGGGTACGAGGCGGCGATCGCCGAGTTCTACGACGCCGCGGCCGCCAGGCTCGCGGAGCACCTGGCCGCCGGCCGCACGGTGGCCGTGCTCTGCGAGGGCGACCCGATGTTCTACGGCTCCTACATGTACCTGCACGACAGGCTGGCCGGCCGGTTCGTCGCCGAGGTGGTCCCGGGCGTGACCAGCGTGTCCGCCGCCTCCGCCGCGGCCGCGCAGCCGCTGGTGCGCCGCGACGACGTGCTCACGGTCCTGCCCGGCACCCTGCCCGCGCCCGAGCTGGCCCGCCGGCTGGCCGACACCCAGGGCGCCGCGATCATGAAGCTGGGGCGCACGTTCCCCGCGGTGCGCTCGGCGCTCGCGCAGGCGGGCCGGCTCGACGGCGCGGTGTATGTGGAGCGGGCGTCGACGGGAGAGCAGCGCATCGCACCCGTGCGCGACGTGGACCCGGAGCGGGTGCCGTACTTCTCCGTCGTCCTCACCGGTGGCGACGACGTGCGCAGGGCCGGGGAGAAGGGCGCGCTGACCTCCGGCGTCGCGGGCACCCCCCAGTCCCGCACGGTCCCGGCCGCCGCCGCACCCGGGCCCGCGGAACTGCTGGTCATCGGCCTGGGGCCCGCCGGCGACGCGTGGCTGACCCCCGAGGCCGCCGGCGCCCTCGCCTCCGTGCGCCACGTCGTCGGCTACGGGCCGTACGTCGACCGGGTCCCGGTGCGCCCCGGCCAGCAGCGGCACGCCAGCGGCAACACCGTCGAGCTGGACCGGTCGCGCCTGGCCCTCGACCTGGCGCTGGCCGGCGAATCGGTCGCCGTGGTCTCCGGCGGGGACGCCGGCGTGTTCGGCATGGCGGCCGCCGTGTTCGAGGCCGCCGCCGACCCCGCCTACAGCGCCGTCCCCGTCCGCGTGCTCCCCGGCGTGTCCGCGTTCCAGGCCGTGGCCGCGCGCGCCGGCGCCCCGATGGGCGGCGACTTCGCGGTGCTGAGCCTGTCCGACCGGCTCAAACCCTGGGAGGTCATCGAACGCCGGCTGCGCGCGGTGAGCGCCGCCGACATGGCGCTGGCGATCTACAACCCTGCGTCCCGCTCGCGCACCGGGCAGATCGCGCGCGCCCGCGCGGTGCTCGTCGACGAGCGCGGCGCGGCCACCCCCGTCGTGGTGGGCCGCTCGGTGGGCCGCGCCGGGGAGTCGCTGGAGGTCACGACGCTCGGGGAGCTCGATCCGGCCGCGATCGACATGCGCTGTCTGCTCATCGTGGGCTCGTCCGCCACCACGGTGACGCCGGGCGGCCGGGTGTGGACTGCGCGGTCGGTGCCTGCGGGCGACCGGCCGCGGCCCTGACACAAGATCCACATTCTGTGGCCCCCGGACGGTGGGAAACCACCGTCCGGGGGCCACAGAATGTGGAGTTCGTGTCACCGCCCCCTACCGCGGCGGGTACAGCCGGCCCGCCAGCGCCGTCTTCGCCGCCACCGCGGCCCGCCGGCGCTCGGGGGTGAATCCGCCGGCGGTCGGCCGGGCCGGGAGCGTGTCGCCGTCCGTCACCAGCGTCCAGCGGGAGCCGGCGTCCAGCAGTGAGCGGTGCTTGACCTCGTAGTACCCGGGTTCGGTCGCGACCGCCACGCCCGCGGCGCCGGCCGCGGCCGCCACCAGGTGCAGGTGGAACCGGGTGCTCAGCCACGTCTGCCCCGCCCGCGCCGGCACCCCGTGGTGCCACAGGTCCCGGAACGGCACGAACCGCGCCCCGTCGAGTCGCTCACCCAGCCGCTCGTACACCAGACGGTCCTTGCCGGGGATGCCCTCGACCACGGTGACCGCCGCGCCCGGGACCTCCCAGGAGTCGAGCACCCGCCGCGCCCAGTGGGCCACCGCATCCGCCCCCGTCCGCCCGTCGCCGGCGAAGTGCTCGGTCAGGTCGGACTGCAGACACAGCACCACCCCGGCGTCCGGCACCGGTTCCCGCGGGGCTGCTCCAACAGCACAGTCCACCCCCAGCCACGCGTCGTCGCCGGTGCGCGAGGCCCCCGGCACGCCGGCCAGCGCCTCGAACGATGCGCGGTCGCGCGTGTCGAACACCGCGAACGCCCGGGCCGCGTCCACCAGCGCCTCCCACGGGGCGGTTTCCGCAGTGGGCATGAGCCCCTGCCCCGTCGCGGTGGCCCGGATCCCGAACCGCCGCGCCAGCGCCGCCATCGCCGTGACGAGCGCCGTGTGGTGCGGCCACACCGCGTTGAGATAGCCGCCGCCGAGCAGGTGCAGCGTGTCGGCCCGCTGCAGCAGGGCCACGCCCTCGTCGATGCGCGGCTCGGCGCCCAGGGTCACCGCCGCGTGCGCGCACCACTCCCACACCGGCCCCGGGCGCGCGTTCTCGGCGGCGAGCCCGATCATCCGCCACAACGTGTCCACGTAGGTCACGCGCGGGTGGGCGCCGCGCAGCAGCAGCGCGGCCTGGCCGGGGGTGTGGCAGTCGAGCACGACCTCGTCGTCGGGGCGCACGCGCGCCAGGTGCTCGAGCCACGTGCGCGCGATGAGCTCGTCCCCGTAGTTGGGGTGCCCGGCGGGCGAGACCAGGTAGTGGACCCGCCCCGACGGGCCGCCGCCGAGCATCCGGGCCGCCCGCGCCCGCCACCGTGTGCGCATCTGCCCGACCGTACCGGGATTCCGGAGGCCGCGGCCTTGTGATGCCGGTCCTGCCGGGTCAGGCCTCGCCGCGGTGCAGCATGCTGACGACGAAGTCCGAGGCCGGCGTCCACGGCTGCAGGTCCCAGGTGCCGAACCGCTGCCGCACACGCAGCCCCGCCGCCGCCACGTGCTCGTCGAACTCCTCCACCGTGAGCGTGCGGCCCATGCCGAAGCCGACGACGAGCACGCCCTCGGGCTTCAGGTGCCGGCCCACCGCCGCGAGCACGTCCGTCTCCGAGCCGGGGGCGACGAAGCAGAGGACGTTGCCCGCCATGACGGCCGCGTCGAACTCGCCGGTGACGCCGCGCGCGGGCAGGTCCAGCTCGGACAGGTCGCCGACGAGCCACGTGGGCCCCGGGTGGTCCTGTTCGGCCGCCGCGATGAGCGCCGGGTCCACATCCACCCCCACCACCTCGTGTCCTCGGGTGTGGAGCTCGCCGCCGAGGCGGCCCGGGCCGCAGCCGGCGTCGAGGACGCGGGCACCACGGGGCACCATGGCGTCGATCAGGCGCGCCTCGCCGGCGAGGTCGGCGCCCTGGGCCGCCATGGCGCGGAAGCGTTCGATGTACCACTGCGAGTGGCCGTCGGAGGTCTCGCTGAACCAGCGGGTGGGTCGTGCCATACCCCGGAGCCTAGCCCCTGATGCGGGACCGGATCAGCCGCGCGCCCGCCGCGGGTCGTACAGGTGCGAGTCCAGCCCGCAGGCGGCCGCCGCGCCCCGGTCCATCGCCCGGCCGACCATGATGACGGCGGTGCGGCGCAGCCCCTCGGCCTCGACCATGCCGGCGATGGTCGCGAGCGTGCCGCGCAGCACCACCTGGCCCGGCCGCGAGGCGTGGGCGACGACGACGGCCGGGCAGTCGGCGCCGTACTCGGCGGTGAGCTCGGCGGCGAGCTCCCGCACCCGCGTGATCGCCAGGTGCAGCACCAACGATGCCCGCAGGCCCGCCACCCGCTGCAGGGATTCCGTTTCCGGCATGGGGGTGGACCGCGCGCGGGTGCGGGTGAGCACCACCGTCTGCACCTCGCCGGGCACCGTGAGCTCGGCGCCCAGGGCAGCGGCGGCCGCGGCGTAGGCGGGGACCCCCGGGGTGACGTCCCAGGGCACGCCGGCCGCGTCGAGCCGCCGGGTCTGCTCGGTGAGCGCCGAATACACCGACGGGTCGCCCGAGCACATCCGCACCGCGTCGAGTCCCCGCCGGTGCGCGTCGACGAGGTGGCCGATGATCGCGTCCAGGTCCAGGCCCTGGGTGTCGATGAGCGCGGCGCCGTCGCGGCAGTGCGCGAGCACCGCGTCGTCCAGGTAGGTGCCCGCGTAGAGCACGACGGGCGCGGCGCGCAGCAGGTCCACTGCCCGCAAGGTGAGCAGGTCGGCGGCGCCGGGGCCCGCCCCCACGAAGTGCACTGTCATGACCGGTCCCCTTCCTCCGGATCCTGCTTCGATTCCGCCGCCGTTGGTTTCACGCCGCACCACTGCACCACCGGGCGCATCGGCTCCCACCCGGTGAACGCGCCGATGGGACCGGCCACGTCCACCGCGTACCGAAGCAGTTCACCGCCGTGCGCGCGGTGCCACTCGGCCAGTACGGCCTGCGTCTCCAGGGTCACCGCGTGCGCGACCAATCGCCCGCCCGCCGGCACCGCCGCCCAGCACGCCTCGAGGACCCCGGGACGGCTGCCGCCGCCGCCGACGAAGACCGCGTCGGGCCGCTCCAGGCCCGCGAGCGCGTCCGGGGCGGCGCCCTCCACGACGGTGACAAGATCCGGCACTCCCAGTCGCGCGGCGTTGCGGCGGACCGCATCCGCCCGGCCCGCGTCGCGCTCGATGGCGAGGGCCCGGCACCCGGAGGCTCCGCGCGCCCACTCGATGCCCACCGACCCGGCCCCCGCCCCTACGTCCCACAGCAGCTCCCCGGGCCGCGGGGCGAGGGCGCTCACCGCGGCGGCGCGGATCGGCCGGCGGCTCAGCTGCCCGTCGTTCTCGAAGGCGTCGTCGGGCAGCCCGGGGGCACGCGAATATCCCCGCGCGCCACGGCATTCGACGCACACCAGCCCCAGCGCGGCACCGTCGACGCCGAGCATGCCGTCCGCGGTACCGTCGCGCCGCGATTCCGCCGGCCCGCCCAGCTCCGCCAGCAGCGTCATGGCCGACGCGCCGAAGCCCTCGTCGACGAGCACCCGGGCCACGGCCGCAGGGCCGTCGGCGTCCCCTGTGAGCACGATCAGCCGCCGCCCACGCGCCAGGTGCCGGCGCAGGCGGTCCGTGCCGCGGCCCACCAGCGTCACGACCGCGCAGCCCTCGGCCGGCCAGCTCATCCGCGCGCGGGCCAGCGCCGCCGACGACACCGCCGGGAGCACGCGCACCGCATCCGGCCCCAGCCGGCGCACCAGCGTGGACCCGATGCCGGAGACCATCGGGTCACCCGATGCGAGCGCGACGACGTTCCTGCCGTCGTGCCGCTCGAGCAGCGCGTCCAGCCCGTCGAGCAGCGGCGACGGCCAGGTTTCGCGGATCGCGGCGGGCGCTGCGGCGTCCGGCACCATCGCCAGGTGGCGCGGCCCGCCCAGCAGCACGTCCGCGCGGTGCACGGCGCCGCGCCCCGCGGGATCGACGCTCGCCCAGCCGCCCGCTCCGACGCCCACCACCGTCACCCGCACCCTCGACTCCGGACCCATGGCGCAGAACCCTAGACCGCGGTGGAGCGCTCCAGGCGCGGCGGGGTTAGGGTCGTCGATGGCAGCTCGCCCGGAGGTGCCCCGCGGCCGTCACGGCGTGCGGGGGTAAACGGGAAGCCGGTGCGAATCCGGCACAGGCCCGCTGCGGTGACCTGGGAGCCGACGACCACGCACGCCGTGCAGCC is a window from the Tomitella gaofuii genome containing:
- a CDS encoding methyltransferase domain-containing protein codes for the protein MARPTRWFSETSDGHSQWYIERFRAMAAQGADLAGEARLIDAMVPRGARVLDAGCGPGRLGGELHTRGHEVVGVDVDPALIAAAEQDHPGPTWLVGDLSELDLPARGVTGEFDAAVMAGNVLCFVAPGSETDVLAAVGRHLKPEGVLVVGFGMGRTLTVEEFDEHVAAAGLRVRQRFGTWDLQPWTPASDFVVSMLHRGEA
- a CDS encoding cobalamin biosynthesis protein CobG, producing the protein MSVNHAVQAPARLCHYVPVLPPPPRSGAADRCPGLLRPHHADDGALVRLRVPGGALTAEMFAALRSVSDEFGDGRIHLTSRANVQLRALPTGPDGQLPGRIVDVLRTAGLLPSPRHERVRNIVCSPLSGIAGGRADVRGLAGALDRTLCADPGLAALPGRFLFGIDDGRGDVAGMGCDVLALAETPGRARIVAGDLAGPAVPLHAVPGALIALARGFAGAADGRWRVRELPRRGAELLDGHATGTLPYAPAPAMAYGALPGGALSVLAPLGVLTPEQGDALAAAAGGDGTLIVTPWRGIVVVPQEAPRCGALARLADSGLATTADSPWTRVTACVGAPGCAKSAGDTHAAARAAAAGPPGQVSSGPFQTLPAHVTLPVHVVGCPRACGAPRGPHTLLQLGSRK
- a CDS encoding polysaccharide pyruvyl transferase family protein → MRTRWRARAARMLGGGPSGRVHYLVSPAGHPNYGDELIARTWLEHLARVRPDDEVVLDCHTPGQAALLLRGAHPRVTYVDTLWRMIGLAAENARPGPVWEWCAHAAVTLGAEPRIDEGVALLQRADTLHLLGGGYLNAVWPHHTALVTAMAALARRFGIRATATGQGLMPTAETAPWEALVDAARAFAVFDTRDRASFEALAGVPGASRTGDDAWLGVDCAVGAAPREPVPDAGVVLCLQSDLTEHFAGDGRTGADAVAHWARRVLDSWEVPGAAVTVVEGIPGKDRLVYERLGERLDGARFVPFRDLWHHGVPARAGQTWLSTRFHLHLVAAAAGAAGVAVATEPGYYEVKHRSLLDAGSRWTLVTDGDTLPARPTAGGFTPERRRAAVAAKTALAGRLYPPR
- the cbiE gene encoding precorrin-6y C5,15-methyltransferase (decarboxylating) subunit CbiE, whose translation is MGPESRVRVTVVGVGAGGWASVDPAGRGAVHRADVLLGGPRHLAMVPDAAAPAAIRETWPSPLLDGLDALLERHDGRNVVALASGDPMVSGIGSTLVRRLGPDAVRVLPAVSSAALARARMSWPAEGCAVVTLVGRGTDRLRRHLARGRRLIVLTGDADGPAAVARVLVDEGFGASAMTLLAELGGPAESRRDGTADGMLGVDGAALGLVCVECRGARGYSRAPGLPDDAFENDGQLSRRPIRAAAVSALAPRPGELLWDVGAGAGSVGIEWARGASGCRALAIERDAGRADAVRRNAARLGVPDLVTVVEGAAPDALAGLERPDAVFVGGGGSRPGVLEACWAAVPAGGRLVAHAVTLETQAVLAEWHRAHGGELLRYAVDVAGPIGAFTGWEPMRPVVQWCGVKPTAAESKQDPEEGDRS
- a CDS encoding precorrin-2 C(20)-methyltransferase, giving the protein MSRPGSAGLLYGVGVGPGDPELITRKAARIIAGADVVAYYSGTHGRSISRTIAGDLVPAGAIEEKLVYPVTTGTAAHPGGYEAAIAEFYDAAAARLAEHLAAGRTVAVLCEGDPMFYGSYMYLHDRLAGRFVAEVVPGVTSVSAASAAAAQPLVRRDDVLTVLPGTLPAPELARRLADTQGAAIMKLGRTFPAVRSALAQAGRLDGAVYVERASTGEQRIAPVRDVDPERVPYFSVVLTGGDDVRRAGEKGALTSGVAGTPQSRTVPAAAAPGPAELLVIGLGPAGDAWLTPEAAGALASVRHVVGYGPYVDRVPVRPGQQRHASGNTVELDRSRLALDLALAGESVAVVSGGDAGVFGMAAAVFEAAADPAYSAVPVRVLPGVSAFQAVAARAGAPMGGDFAVLSLSDRLKPWEVIERRLRAVSAADMALAIYNPASRSRTGQIARARAVLVDERGAATPVVVGRSVGRAGESLEVTTLGELDPAAIDMRCLLIVGSSATTVTPGGRVWTARSVPAGDRPRP
- a CDS encoding precorrin-8X methylmutase; the encoded protein is MTQSHVIRRPTRRYDYVADGAGIYARSFATIRAETDLRRIPADAEKVAVRMVHAAGQTDLTRDLDIAPGLVAAARSALRGGAPILCDAHMVASGITRKRLPAGNDVVCTLRDERVPPLAAEWGTTRSAAAVSLWADRLAGAVVAVGNAPTALFHLLELLDDGAPPPAAIVGIPVGFIGAAESKRALADHLAGIPYLTVHGRRGGSAMASAAVNALAQEEE
- a CDS encoding cobalt-precorrin-4/precorrin-4 C(11)-methyltransferase, with translation MTVHFVGAGPGAADLLTLRAVDLLRAAPVVLYAGTYLDDAVLAHCRDGAALIDTQGLDLDAIIGHLVDAHRRGLDAVRMCSGDPSVYSALTEQTRRLDAAGVPWDVTPGVPAYAAAAAALGAELTVPGEVQTVVLTRTRARSTPMPETESLQRVAGLRASLVLHLAITRVRELAAELTAEYGADCPAVVVAHASRPGQVVLRGTLATIAGMVEAEGLRRTAVIMVGRAMDRGAAAACGLDSHLYDPRRARG